The window gaacaaacttaatattttcttagtcttgattagggttctatagttgaaacgaaaagtcgactttttgactttttgacctttttcatttagtttaaagtcgacttttcgactttttccattttatgaaaagtcgatttttcaacttttcgacttttttaatttaaattaaagacgaattttagacttttttaatttaattaaaagtcgacttttcgactataagtaatttataaatagtcgacttttcgacttttttcgaatttttccgacttttctactttttccgacttttcgattttttcgactttttgactattttcgacttctttagacttttttccgactattttttgacctttttcgagttttttccgactattttagagtttttgatttttttccactttttttaatttttcgactatttttgacttgtttcaattttcgagttttcgactttttgacttatcgacctttttgacttatcgacttttttcgactttccgactttttgacatttttcgacttttattaacaaagtcgacttttcgacttttttcacagacgatagtcgagttattgactattttggaacaaaataatcgacttttttcgacaaaaagtcgattgttcgattattcgaaagtcgatttatagaaccctagttttgattttctcaatttaaagtTGAAATGGTGTAGATGTAATATTTTCCAATATAtacgacttttaatatttatgtagtaaGTGGGCATGGCATGTCgtccacttgaaatttcaaaataaaaatatttttttccttcaggTATATaggaacatacatacatacatacatacatacatacatacatacatacatacatacatacatacatacatacatacatacaaacatacaaacatacaaacatacaaacatacaaacatacaaacatacatacatacatacatacatacatacatacatacatacatacatacatacaaacatacatacatacatacatacatacatacatacatacatacatgtgttttCCTACTCTAGAAACAATCCCGATTTTTAAACATTGTCTTCGAAAATCCCAGTTTTGAATATTTCGGAttccatttttaattaaaatcgttgaaaatttaaaattaactgaaAGCTTAGCCGGCTTACAGACGAATTGTAGCCGTCGTCTTAATTTCTTGTGTCAACCTTATCGACGTAAATATTTGTCGGCAGAGGACTCTGggtgaaaataaaagtgaaactTGAACAAATATAACTCTAAGAGTGATTGTTTTGATTtgcgaatttttataaaattaattttattgttttctgtttaataaactataatcaaataattttctaccatcacttagtttaataaatttgtcTACTTTGAAAAggtacaaaaatatattgataaaGTTGCCCATAGTTggaacaaacaaatattttttgtattaatgaaAAGAGGAGGGGCATCTGCAAAACATGCTAATAAATAACACTTGACACAAAGATTGCTTAATAATTATTCGTGGAAAaggatttttttgcaaaaagaaaagtGGCTGATGCAGTTGTTGTGGCATTTTGGTTTTTAGACTTCGGAGGATGACCAGTGCTAATAGTAGCATTGTCCATGGTGAGGTTTTGAGGGCAGCTTGTAGTGATTCTGGAACAACAACACAATTAATGGAAGAACATCGGAGCTGTTTGGCTGCCACAACTGAAGTTATCAATCGCGGGCCTTCAAGTAGGTTGCAGTCATCAAGATTTGCTTGTTTGAGATGTTGTGGCAACCTGATCAACTATTTGATACGTTTAAGAAATACTCCTGAAGAATTAGAGCAACGTtacaaatcaaaagaaattgataagtttttagaaaaagaaaagcaAACTTTTCGTAGACAGGCAcgtattcaattattttataattaaaaccaaatatatacGTGTTTACCAATGCTCTGTGACAAAAATATTACAggtaaaacttttacttttggGAGCTGGCGAATCGGGAAAATCAACGTTTTTAAAACAGATGCGTATTATACATGGAGTAAATTTTGAACCGGAACTTATAAAGGAGTACCAACGTGTAATATATCAGAACGTAATACGTGGTATGTTTTAATGTTCTTCaactattttgttaataattccCATGCTTTTAAAGTTtacttgatttaaaaaaatacattagaccgactcacaaaaatgGTTTTTAAGATACCCTTCTTAAGCTGGacaatctttaagaaaatttcgattttttcatgttccaatgaaaattttacccagcctcaaaaaatctttatattgttttatgataggtcatttaaaattattttaaaatttatagccttttcttaaataaaatatacaatgtttagtatcatttgaaaggtttttcGGTGTCCAAAACTTGCAAACAtatgcataaatttaatttatgttaaaaatgattcggaatatttttattatgaggATGCGGTTATTTACGCATAATACATCAAATAATACCCCACATAGAATATATTGTGTTAAAAGACGTAgatctctttttatttaaaaccaaatattaCCTCGTAAAACGATGCAGGGTTTTAGTAACAGATAAAGATTGATTTTGTCACAAGCATTATTTAACACCCGTTAATGGTTTACTTGATACAATCTTGCAAGATGATGATTGGCATTAAATTCTAACgttgttaaaaatagttaatttattaaaaggaCCAATTACCAAAAACAAAGCAATGTAAATATTGAGAGGGGTGACAAAACCACATTTTGGTTCCCATACAGATTGAGTCgatctaatgtacatacattggCCATGGATctccttttattgttttttaatatattgctgTAGATGTGGaggaattaattttaattgagtGTCAAATTggtgataaatattatttttgatgaTTCACAAATATAAAtcacatataaatacataaatgtgtAACAACAATCAAATActttatttgtacaaaaaaatattaagaacaatatattgatacaaaattaagtgcgctgaaaataatccatgcacAATTtacacgaaaaatgtcgtacattgtacgaaaagCTTTGTGATTTCGCaacacgaaattctttcgtaatatgaACGAAATTgtgcgaaaaaaatatatataattttagataagaaatttttttacgattattaagttaatgATATGAtaatgatcgggccttattTCAACCTATCCCCAacacaaactccccttcagaaagtgacttgaaggtcaaaattaacttataaacactaataatacTTGAAGTAGACGTATAATCCtctatcttatattttaatttgctacactgaaaataatccatgcttaactttacgaaaaaaaattcgtaactacttttttcgtaatatatacgaaaatttcgtgtataatacgaaatattgtttaatcaaccccttttttaattttacgaaagtacgaaaacctgtcgtaatatcttttttcgtatatattaagaaactttgttttcttttacaaaaataatttcgttaaggcatgtaatatttaacgaaagtaacgaatttttttcgtaacaagattatttagtaatattcaagaattatttttgattttacaaaaaaattattttgttacgttttttttttgttattttcgtaattttaagggagttaaattaaacgtaatttttaatttacaggaAATTAGCTGCTTAATTtcctgtaaaatttaatttaaaaaacataaaaaatttgtttttttaattcgcaatctttttctaaatttacaataattattttaaaagaactaaaatattagtctttaaaaaaatcgtaaaatgaacaatttttttttctaaaaatatataaaactatttttcattttactaaaatatttcgtacaatttcgtatatattacgaaagaatttcgtggtgcgaaaccacgaagcatttcgtgcaatgtacaacatttttcgtgtatattaggcatggattattttcagtgtaccataaaatgtaaaatcgtgatattatttaacgaaatttttgataaaatgagaacgtattgttaattttttatgtcaataaagtattttgcttttttagtttttttttgttattttttaatattactgcattgttttataaaatttaatatttttattacttctatatattagaatatcatttttagatattttagtagtggaacgacatttcttaactgaattattattttattttatttagaattgtagaatattgattcttattcaataaatctaacactaagtaccatcctagccactctgagtatgggaacatcaccatataccactatagagctattacatgataaaatcctcattttcaacctcatattttaatgctttattttatgaataagatacagtaggcgtattaggatctggatagttattcttgattttggTTCTaattatatataagtgtatgtattagctgaaaatttttgcttttgttgactttagggtatgataaccacctctattttaaaatatctaaattaggtatttttcctgtactacacgacagtttactttacattggttccaagcatcctaaggtctgtttagaggtctaaattaaaacgtagtgttcctcctagttcgtatatggattttggagaagataaatcaggagtccaatggttTTCCATGGATACAAGTCCCCTCCCTTTgacagttaaagattttgaagcactactcagtgcgtttttttttttttctaataattctttggatcatttcatcaattactctatttaataatttttaatgttattgattaagcatctcataattatatttcattgaattacacttgttctagaaatataaactaattttttatatggaaattgcctcattattataaacattatataaacatttttaaggcaaataacatcacatttttacacaatgaggatatcatttttgcaaattacaattgaaaaatacttaacactcgtccttttaacaataaaacaataaagaataataaaatgcaacaacaaatgcaccaaaatttgtattttaatatattttcttggttttcccattttacacaatctctatttttaattgaaaaacataaatttactttatacatgttttttccaaatttatttatgaacaaaaatctaaattctctTAGAAAAAgataggcaaaaaacttagttgattcactgtatgtacatatatgtaaattgtatatgaaaatttaacaattctGAAATAAAAATCTGATGAATTGAAACAattatacttttattatttgtaaacatCTGTATAATTTATTTCTGTTTAGAAATCTTTTGAATCTATTTATAAAGtatagtttttatattgttCTCTTATATAATAtgctaaaaaatattcttgGCATTTATTAATTGTAGGTATGCAAGTTTTAATAGATGCCAGAGAAAAACTTGATATTCCTTGGGGAAATAACGATCGAGATAAAGATGCAAACGAAACAAAATTAATGGAGTGTAGCACGTTAGAAGCCGAGAAATTTGTTCAGTATGCTGCAATTATAAGGCGACTTTGGCAAGATCGTGGAATAAGACGAGCTTACGAACGAAGAAGAGAATTTCAAatagtaaatatatttcaatatctgcttttacattaataaattatacttattttattttcagagCGATTCAGTAAATTATTTCTTAGATGAAATTGACCGCTTGGCTATGAATGATTACACTCCAACACATAAGGATATTTTGCATTGTCGGAAAGCTACGAAGGGTGTTTATGAATTTTCCGTAAAAATTCaagtaagtaaatatttttgtatgtacatacactGACTTAAACAATTGTCCGTATAgcatgtatttaaattttgttatattttctaaaatatttgttttatttaaaaaaaatatattataggcGATTCTGtcctaataaattttctaattacaaaaatgttaaatatttatatttttgtaaattatttcttaaatgcaacaaaagaaaaacagtgAAAAGACACAGCTCAAATATATAACGGTTCATTAAAATGGGGTGTATTATAATTTCTAATGTTATCAAAACTgatttatatacttttgtttatttatttttgtttacgtttAAAATTAGTATTACTGcaattataaatgttattaGATCAGTATCGCCTCATAGTACCAGTTCAGATCTCTGtccataagttttttttacgtTAAATAGACCTTTACGTCTTTGGAAAACATTCGCCTAAACCTAGACATCTCATTGACGTTTTCAACAGATTCAAAGTACGTCAACCATAAATTCTGTTCTGCTCTCTTCGGATCTCCCTTATACTTATAAAAGCACATATTGTAATTGTTTCAACCTGCTGCCTAGTTTTGTTAAAACTCAATGCGAAAGTGATACGAATAGTTGGTATCAACCTTCCAATCCTTAATGAGACAGCTATGTTCGGACAGTTTTTGAATTATTTCGTGAAGGGGCCTTAGCCGACTCTTAATGACGGCCTGTCGAACAATTTTGGCGTCCTTTGCGCCGAGTGGACAACCTTTATCTGAAAGACTGTTTTAAGTCCCCTTGACCGCGACAGCAGGATGAGATGAGGCTACCAAGCATGCATATGGCACTAGCTTTCCCGAAAGAATATTTCGACAAGTCTAGAAGGTTGTATACATCGCAGTCCTTTAAAATTTGTCCTTCATCTGTACTTTTCTGtcctttaaaacactttttataccctataccacttagTGGTATagcattctacgcgtcaaggtattctacgcttttgtgcttgtaactttcaacatataaatacattgattctagTTTTTTGACAGACGGTGGTGTGAACCTCCAGTTTTACTCCAGATTTCtgtaaaaatctgtttttttgcaaaaaaaaaaaa of the Lucilia cuprina isolate Lc7/37 chromosome 2, ASM2204524v1, whole genome shotgun sequence genome contains:
- the LOC111688751 gene encoding guanine nucleotide-binding protein subunit alpha homolog, encoding MTSANSSIVHGEVLRAACSDSGTTTQLMEEHRSCLAATTEVINRGPSSRLQSSRFACLRCCGNLINYLIRLRNTPEELEQRYKSKEIDKFLEKEKQTFRRQVKLLLLGAGESGKSTFLKQMRIIHGVNFEPELIKEYQRVIYQNVIRGMQVLIDAREKLDIPWGNNDRDKDANETKLMECSTLEAEKFVQYAAIIRRLWQDRGIRRAYERRREFQISDSVNYFLDEIDRLAMNDYTPTHKDILHCRKATKGVYEFSVKIQNIPFVFVDVGGQRTQRQKWTRCFDTSVTSIIFLVSTSEFDQVLAEDRMTNRLEESRNIFDTIVNNNTFKGISIILFLNKMDLLEQKVKNPETDIRWFYPQFNGNPHSLLDVQNFILQMFMSVRKSQQSRTYHHFTTAIDTRNINVVFNSVKDTILQRNLNALMLQ